A genome region from Maridesulfovibrio salexigens DSM 2638 includes the following:
- a CDS encoding HlyD family type I secretion periplasmic adaptor subunit translates to MGKNWKSNLLWSLEKSLGNCIVLLLILGFTIVFMLWAHSSKIEKTVRAQGVVETNLTDKIVGHFEGGVVEKVFVEEGDTVRKGQEIVAIANTNITEKRNKSLIKMKRLQAKLNRLMAESNNNTDEFSHKASTPEERSEIQFARIRGDALKEKINILKTQIQQSRAALSASEKHVQNLLDEQKVLKEQHDMLEPMVKKGIGSRQLLLQRKTELAKITTNIAEIYNKRDEYSLEIRELEQRINQEELDFYRDIREEINLVSSELKGVREELNAANEQIVRSVIRSPIDGTIYKLSANTVGGIVRSGEALAEIVPLDATIRIEGKVQPSDRTKIWNGMTAKIRPSSYEFSDQTMLKAKIVNISAKTYFDDLTRTWYYRVIFNTIKEDAEKVKEFLPGMIVEVNILSGEESVLEYLLSPITRGMRGALSEHRTR, encoded by the coding sequence ATGGGAAAGAACTGGAAAAGCAACCTTTTGTGGTCCTTGGAGAAAAGCCTTGGAAACTGCATTGTTCTGCTGCTCATTTTGGGCTTTACAATCGTATTCATGCTCTGGGCCCACTCCAGCAAAATAGAAAAAACCGTACGTGCCCAAGGCGTTGTGGAAACCAACCTGACCGATAAAATTGTGGGACATTTCGAGGGCGGTGTCGTTGAAAAAGTATTTGTGGAAGAAGGTGATACCGTCCGCAAGGGGCAGGAAATCGTCGCAATTGCCAACACAAATATCACAGAGAAGAGAAACAAATCGCTCATCAAAATGAAGCGACTGCAAGCCAAGCTGAACCGGCTGATGGCTGAAAGTAATAACAATACAGATGAGTTCTCACACAAGGCTTCAACCCCGGAAGAAAGGAGTGAAATCCAATTCGCCCGTATCCGTGGAGATGCCCTTAAAGAAAAGATAAATATCCTTAAGACCCAGATCCAGCAGTCCAGAGCAGCCCTTTCTGCCAGCGAAAAGCATGTGCAGAATCTGCTTGATGAGCAAAAAGTGCTAAAAGAACAGCATGATATGCTGGAACCAATGGTAAAAAAAGGAATCGGTTCCCGACAGCTTTTGCTGCAACGCAAAACCGAACTGGCAAAAATCACTACCAACATTGCTGAAATTTACAATAAAAGGGATGAATACTCCCTTGAAATTCGCGAACTTGAACAGCGCATCAATCAAGAAGAGCTGGATTTCTACCGCGACATCCGCGAAGAAATCAACCTTGTCAGTTCCGAACTGAAAGGAGTCCGCGAAGAACTTAACGCCGCCAATGAACAGATTGTGCGCAGCGTTATCCGTTCTCCCATTGACGGTACAATATACAAGCTCAGTGCAAACACTGTGGGCGGTATTGTCCGTTCCGGTGAGGCTTTGGCTGAAATCGTGCCTCTTGATGCCACCATCCGCATTGAAGGAAAGGTTCAGCCCAGCGACCGGACCAAAATATGGAACGGCATGACCGCTAAAATCAGACCCTCATCATATGAGTTCTCTGACCAGACCATGCTCAAAGCCAAGATCGTCAACATCTCGGCCAAGACATACTTCGATGACCTGACTCGCACATGGTACTACCGGGTAATTTTCAATACCATCAAGGAAGATGCGGAAAAGGTTAAAGAATTCCTGCCAGGCATGATCGTAGAAGTTAACATTCTTTCCGGCGAAGAAAGCGTCCTTGAATACCTGCTCTCCCCTATCACAAGGGGAATGCGTGGTGCCCTTTCCGAGCACAGAACCCGCTGA
- a CDS encoding HD domain-containing phosphohydrolase: MAKNITATIKQFFSIKNLLLILLLFALAGGTFETLNYLWKEKEQSVRTDLKEYQKTVLENESELLSAQLVNYVVRGKELARARIFRLAMDGLKSAKKKEVRKAQEDFNNFVKVSGYSAGCLFEPDGNIFASTDVPEEIVGRGYKEAVLNTLHSRTPLFLPLRTKGNDLVADLFIPVYDAYATSTATPPSRVLMLEVPMTAMLRTFLGSERTFKYESSIHLIQKNGKASEEATFNYPNILKLQTMKVSFEGVNEVLFGERANLSQDKKVYSSARFIPVVNWWVMIETATAVPNRIISIYQQESIIFASLLLAAMIFFVLTVRFIASTRKYHRKSSRLEEKIPTLQKELSLLRIINNSLPEPVTLKKSEDGAFIHVNKSFTDFTGLKQTEALNLTDNQVFDHHEAETLSHGDQMVTMSNSPYSEELVMTRGSSKSTIQVTFVPCTVDEENDAILTVYRDVTSEKSVSERGIEVRQQVINALIRAVESVPFLDGHTSLMRKLALEIAETLLLSDADCATVEAAAILSQVGKTFVPREIMEKEGKLTPEEIKETQRYIEHTCKILEGVEFDLPITQTIWQMQENLDGSGYPNKLEGRSISTLARILGVTNTFSALVQKRSYRKANTARQAVDILQSMADVKYDSTVIEALGAVIETKSGKAILQESQVEI; encoded by the coding sequence ATGGCAAAAAATATTACTGCAACTATCAAACAGTTTTTCTCAATCAAGAACCTGCTGCTTATCCTGCTGCTGTTTGCGCTGGCTGGCGGGACATTTGAAACGCTCAACTATCTTTGGAAAGAAAAGGAACAGTCCGTCCGAACTGATCTTAAAGAGTATCAAAAAACTGTTCTGGAAAATGAGTCTGAACTACTTTCAGCGCAACTGGTCAACTACGTAGTCCGTGGTAAGGAACTTGCTCGTGCCAGAATTTTCAGGCTCGCTATGGACGGCCTTAAATCGGCTAAGAAAAAAGAAGTTCGCAAGGCTCAGGAAGACTTCAATAACTTCGTCAAAGTCAGCGGATACTCCGCAGGTTGTCTTTTTGAGCCGGATGGAAACATATTCGCATCAACTGATGTTCCAGAAGAAATTGTCGGCCGGGGATACAAAGAGGCTGTGCTGAATACCCTGCATAGCCGCACCCCCCTGTTTTTGCCTCTTAGAACTAAGGGAAATGATCTGGTAGCGGATCTTTTTATCCCTGTTTACGATGCGTATGCCACCAGCACCGCCACACCGCCTTCACGAGTACTCATGCTTGAAGTACCCATGACTGCTATGCTGCGTACTTTTCTCGGCTCTGAGCGCACATTCAAATACGAAAGCTCAATCCATCTGATCCAGAAAAACGGCAAGGCCAGCGAAGAAGCCACTTTCAATTACCCCAACATCTTGAAACTTCAGACCATGAAAGTTTCTTTTGAAGGAGTTAATGAAGTTCTTTTCGGAGAAAGGGCCAATCTTTCCCAAGATAAAAAAGTCTACTCCTCTGCCCGCTTTATTCCTGTTGTAAACTGGTGGGTAATGATCGAAACGGCCACAGCGGTACCAAACAGAATCATTTCAATTTACCAACAGGAAAGCATCATCTTTGCTTCTCTGCTCTTGGCAGCCATGATTTTCTTTGTACTCACCGTCAGGTTTATTGCCTCTACACGCAAATACCACCGCAAAAGCTCCAGACTGGAAGAAAAGATTCCAACTCTGCAAAAAGAACTTTCGCTTCTGCGTATTATCAACAACTCCCTGCCGGAACCGGTAACCTTGAAAAAAAGTGAAGACGGCGCATTCATACATGTAAACAAATCCTTCACTGATTTCACCGGTCTGAAGCAGACGGAAGCCCTTAACCTGACCGACAATCAGGTCTTTGACCACCACGAAGCCGAGACCCTCTCCCATGGAGACCAAATGGTCACTATGTCCAACAGCCCTTATAGCGAGGAACTGGTCATGACCCGCGGCTCCAGCAAGTCTACTATTCAGGTTACTTTTGTCCCCTGCACCGTAGATGAAGAAAATGATGCCATCCTGACCGTATACCGGGATGTAACCTCTGAAAAGAGTGTTTCTGAAAGAGGGATTGAAGTTCGTCAGCAGGTCATCAATGCTTTGATCCGGGCAGTTGAAAGTGTTCCGTTTCTGGATGGACACACTTCACTTATGCGTAAGTTGGCCCTTGAAATTGCAGAGACACTGCTCTTAAGTGACGCAGACTGCGCAACAGTTGAAGCTGCGGCTATTCTCTCTCAGGTAGGTAAAACCTTTGTTCCCAGAGAAATAATGGAAAAAGAAGGAAAGCTCACTCCGGAAGAGATCAAGGAAACCCAGCGATATATTGAACACACATGTAAAATTCTGGAAGGCGTTGAATTCGACCTGCCCATCACTCAGACTATCTGGCAGATGCAGGAGAATCTTGACGGATCTGGTTATCCTAATAAGCTCGAAGGAAGAAGCATCTCCACTTTGGCCAGAATTCTAGGTGTGACAAACACCTTCAGCGCACTGGTCCAGAAACGTTCATACCGAAAAGCTAACACTGCACGTCAGGCCGTTGATATTCTGCAAAGCATGGCTGACGTAAAATATGACAGCACAGTGATCGAAGCCCTTGGAGCAGTTATCGAAACCAAGTCCGGCAAAGCTATTTTACAAGAAAGCCAAGTCGAAATTTAA
- a CDS encoding mechanosensitive ion channel, which yields MTKFLRIFPALAVLSVFLLLQTPQHATAQTETSVNGSAKVAATIADQQTAQSETLINLLQYKTTLEKQIAETKKEIKKTRHPMDKETLSIKLTDLKEQLKNVRQNFVKVATGLDLDVFDEDAQQKFVWQEEVETLVRPLLQELKEMTKRPRQIERLKSRVAYFESRLPRAEEAVENIDILINASKSPVLKWELGILKTDFEKRRTNIDNQLDVARFELAELTKDKQSFYESTKKVMAVFFKSRGKNILFALLAFGGVFFFFRFVDRVFKKTHPAFKSKERPFYIRLIEVLLLIFAVIASTSASLFTLYISGDWFLLSIAIIFIIGALWTAREGFTRYYEQVKLILNLGSVRENERVTYNGVAWQVERLALFAKLKNPALSPSRIRLPIGELENVVSRPVGKNEPWFPCMIDDWVILSDGVRGKVISQSPDMVELIQRGGAYVTYQTSDFLGLNPKNLSRNFRLKSVFGIDYAHQGECTSTILMQAKEFITAKLAEDGYTDHVLNLNVEFESAGASSLNLVIIADFHRDIAELYGRLQRALQRYSVDACTHFGWNIPFDQLVVHKAD from the coding sequence ATGACCAAGTTTTTGCGTATTTTTCCGGCCTTAGCCGTCTTATCCGTATTTCTTTTGTTGCAAACCCCGCAGCATGCAACAGCTCAGACTGAAACATCCGTTAACGGTTCAGCAAAAGTAGCTGCAACTATCGCTGATCAGCAGACAGCCCAGTCCGAAACGCTTATCAACCTCCTACAGTACAAAACCACACTGGAAAAACAGATTGCGGAGACCAAAAAAGAGATCAAGAAAACACGTCATCCAATGGACAAGGAAACCCTGTCCATTAAGTTGACCGACCTCAAAGAACAACTCAAGAATGTTCGCCAGAATTTCGTGAAAGTAGCCACAGGACTTGATCTTGATGTTTTCGATGAAGATGCACAGCAGAAATTTGTCTGGCAGGAAGAAGTTGAAACCTTAGTCCGTCCTCTACTTCAGGAACTCAAGGAAATGACCAAGCGTCCCCGGCAGATCGAACGCCTGAAAAGCAGGGTCGCATACTTTGAAAGTAGACTACCAAGAGCCGAAGAAGCTGTTGAGAACATTGATATTCTGATTAACGCAAGCAAATCTCCGGTCCTCAAATGGGAACTGGGAATACTCAAAACTGATTTTGAGAAAAGACGCACCAATATCGATAACCAACTTGATGTTGCCCGCTTTGAGTTGGCGGAACTGACCAAGGATAAACAATCTTTTTACGAATCAACTAAAAAAGTCATGGCCGTCTTCTTCAAAAGCAGAGGGAAGAATATTCTCTTCGCTCTACTGGCATTTGGCGGCGTATTCTTCTTTTTCCGTTTTGTGGATCGCGTCTTCAAAAAGACCCACCCGGCATTCAAAAGTAAAGAACGCCCGTTTTATATCAGACTCATTGAGGTACTGCTGCTGATTTTTGCTGTCATCGCCTCAACATCAGCTTCTCTTTTCACTTTGTATATATCTGGAGACTGGTTTCTGCTCAGCATTGCCATCATCTTCATCATAGGTGCGCTCTGGACCGCAAGAGAAGGTTTTACCCGCTACTATGAACAAGTAAAACTCATTCTCAACCTCGGCTCTGTCCGCGAGAATGAACGTGTAACCTACAACGGAGTTGCATGGCAGGTAGAAAGACTTGCTCTTTTTGCCAAGCTTAAGAACCCGGCCTTAAGCCCCAGCAGAATCAGGCTGCCTATCGGAGAACTGGAAAATGTTGTTTCCCGTCCTGTAGGTAAAAACGAACCGTGGTTCCCCTGTATGATTGATGATTGGGTAATCTTATCTGATGGTGTGCGCGGCAAGGTTATCAGCCAGTCCCCCGATATGGTGGAATTGATCCAGCGCGGCGGGGCATATGTAACCTATCAGACCTCAGATTTTCTGGGCCTCAACCCTAAAAACCTATCTCGCAACTTCCGCCTGAAATCAGTATTCGGCATTGACTACGCTCATCAGGGGGAATGCACTTCCACTATCCTCATGCAGGCGAAGGAATTCATTACCGCCAAACTCGCAGAGGATGGCTACACTGATCACGTTCTTAATCTGAATGTAGAATTTGAATCTGCGGGAGCATCATCACTCAATCTGGTCATCATTGCTGATTTCCATCGTGACATAGCTGAGTTGTACGGCCGCCTCCAACGCGCCCTGCAACGCTACAGTGTAGATGCCTGCACCCATTTCGGATGGAATATTCCTTTCGATCAACTCGTGGTTCATAAAGCAGATTAA
- a CDS encoding mechanosensitive ion channel family protein: MSETGKAAADAMSELKIDLMNPDSVSKFAEDAIAFVSVHGLRILVAILVLLVGRIISRQVSKVVRRVMLKAKVDDILTSFIATIVYYALLSAFVVAALGQAGINVTSFLAVLGAAGLAIGLALKDTLANFAAGVMLILFRMFKKGDYVTVAGTSGTVQELSAFYTELSTPDNQRVVVPNSSILGSVIVNTSAHKTRRIDLIIGISYEDDIEKAKSIIKSILEAEGRLLKTPEPLIAVGNLGDSSVDIFVRPWVATSDYWPTKFALLEKIKISLDEAGISIPYPQSDVHLHKVE, encoded by the coding sequence ATGAGTGAAACTGGAAAAGCAGCGGCGGATGCAATGTCTGAACTTAAAATTGATCTGATGAATCCTGATTCGGTAAGTAAATTTGCCGAAGATGCCATAGCCTTTGTCAGCGTGCACGGATTACGGATACTTGTAGCCATCCTAGTGCTGCTGGTAGGTCGTATTATTTCCCGGCAGGTTTCAAAGGTGGTCAGAAGGGTGATGCTCAAGGCCAAAGTTGACGATATCCTGACATCTTTTATCGCGACTATTGTCTACTATGCCCTATTATCAGCATTTGTGGTTGCCGCTCTTGGGCAGGCAGGCATTAATGTAACTTCATTCCTCGCTGTACTCGGTGCCGCAGGTCTTGCTATTGGTCTGGCGTTAAAAGATACACTGGCTAACTTTGCTGCCGGAGTTATGTTGATTTTGTTTCGGATGTTCAAGAAAGGGGATTACGTGACTGTCGCCGGAACTTCCGGAACAGTTCAGGAACTGTCAGCCTTTTACACAGAGCTTTCAACTCCCGATAACCAGCGCGTGGTAGTACCGAACTCATCTATTCTTGGTTCTGTAATTGTCAATACCAGCGCCCATAAAACAAGGCGCATCGATTTAATTATCGGTATCAGTTATGAGGATGATATTGAGAAGGCCAAGTCTATTATCAAGTCCATTCTTGAAGCAGAGGGCAGACTGCTCAAGACTCCGGAACCGCTTATTGCTGTGGGTAATCTTGGAGATTCAAGCGTGGATATTTTTGTGCGTCCGTGGGTTGCTACATCTGACTACTGGCCTACAAAGTTTGCCTTGCTGGAGAAGATCAAGATTTCACTTGATGAAGCAGGAATTTCCATCCCGTATCCGCAGAGCGATGTTCATCTGCATAAGGTGGAATAA
- a CDS encoding LytR/AlgR family response regulator transcription factor has protein sequence MSNQQNIRCILVDDEAPALDELTFLLSDFNDIDVIGTATSATKGIKLIEEKEPDLVFLDIQMPGKNGFHVLQEIMQLPNPPLVVFATAYDEYALQAFEENAVDYILKPLSSERLEKSIKRIRCLVYANCEEKVDLPDMNALLDTMGLGTKVLRISVEASGRILLLEPSDVILCRVEERKIMIYTQKGIFPCYGDKTLDKLEERLQGQPFFRTNRGEMVNLTHVRDFAPWFNGKYVVTMKHIDEQEIIISKGRVKDFRQRLGLA, from the coding sequence ATGTCCAATCAACAAAACATACGTTGCATCCTCGTTGATGATGAAGCTCCGGCCCTTGATGAGCTAACCTTCCTGCTATCAGATTTCAACGATATCGATGTAATAGGTACGGCCACATCCGCAACAAAAGGCATCAAGCTTATTGAAGAGAAAGAACCGGATCTCGTATTTCTGGATATCCAGATGCCCGGAAAAAACGGTTTCCATGTCCTACAGGAAATAATGCAGCTTCCGAATCCTCCTCTGGTGGTTTTTGCTACAGCTTACGATGAATACGCTTTGCAGGCCTTTGAAGAGAACGCCGTGGATTATATCCTTAAGCCTCTCTCAAGTGAAAGGTTGGAAAAGTCCATCAAGCGAATTCGCTGCCTCGTTTATGCCAATTGCGAAGAGAAAGTGGACTTGCCGGATATGAATGCTTTGTTGGATACTATGGGTTTAGGGACCAAAGTCCTGCGAATTTCTGTGGAAGCCAGCGGACGAATTCTTCTGCTGGAACCATCCGATGTAATCCTCTGCCGGGTCGAGGAACGCAAGATCATGATTTACACACAAAAAGGCATTTTTCCCTGCTACGGCGACAAGACCCTGGATAAACTGGAAGAGCGTCTGCAAGGGCAACCCTTTTTCCGCACCAACAGAGGTGAGATGGTCAACCTGACCCATGTTCGCGACTTTGCTCCGTGGTTTAACGGTAAATACGTAGTCACGATGAAGCATATTGACGAACAGGAAATTATTATAAGTAAAGGGCGCGTAAAAGATTTCCGCCAGCGTTTAGGGCTGGCTTAA
- a CDS encoding LytS/YhcK type 5TM receptor domain-containing protein, with the protein MNPETLIITLAERFGLIVAGAFLLLTITPVHKIGFRQSSPKVDIAMQILIFGICGILGTYGGNFVFQSVANLRAMAVITGGLFGGPLVGLGAGLIAGGHRILIDLGGFSAIPCGTATMLEGLAAGIVSLYLSKKMDWRAAAGLAFVGEIVHMIMVLYLSHPFDEALQLVKLIAMPMIVLNTFGAALFAQVINIVFRHGTKQDSVKAQHILDIANLTVSHLRSGLTLESAQETAKIIHAHLSAAAVAITDNVNVLAHVGAGADHHLAGKKIRTDSTLQVLNEGEPLFLESNKQIGCGHPGCPFTSAAVVPLHKNGQVVGTLKLYGTRRNQLDQLSFEMAKGLANLCSTQLELEEIQIKEQMLAHAEIRRLQAQINPHFLFNSLNTVTSFCRTNPDRARELLLELSKYMRKNLDSSRGYVPLHEELAQLNSYLAIEQARFGERIKVDLNVENECLEWPIPPLIIQPLVENSVKHGLMGREEGGTITLDIYCDNEEMNISIDDDGIGMSQDQIEDIYAKKKIDSREKGIGVRNCIQRLEQIYGPQYKMVIISVEGKGTTISFKVPKLRTAVQMSEFAGNAG; encoded by the coding sequence ATGAATCCAGAAACATTGATTATCACACTTGCTGAACGTTTCGGCCTTATCGTTGCCGGTGCTTTCCTGCTTTTGACCATTACCCCGGTCCATAAGATCGGTTTTCGGCAGAGTTCTCCAAAGGTTGATATTGCCATGCAGATTCTTATCTTCGGTATCTGCGGAATATTGGGAACCTACGGCGGTAACTTTGTATTCCAATCCGTTGCCAACCTGCGCGCAATGGCCGTCATCACAGGAGGACTCTTCGGCGGACCATTAGTCGGCCTCGGAGCAGGTCTCATTGCCGGAGGGCACCGCATCTTAATAGATCTCGGTGGATTCAGCGCAATACCCTGCGGTACGGCAACCATGCTCGAAGGGCTGGCTGCCGGAATAGTTTCACTGTACCTGAGCAAAAAGATGGACTGGCGGGCCGCAGCGGGGCTGGCCTTTGTGGGCGAGATAGTTCACATGATTATGGTCCTCTATCTTTCCCATCCGTTCGATGAAGCCCTGCAATTGGTAAAACTCATCGCCATGCCCATGATCGTGCTGAACACCTTTGGTGCTGCACTTTTCGCACAGGTCATTAATATTGTTTTCCGCCACGGAACAAAACAGGACTCGGTCAAGGCGCAGCATATCCTTGATATCGCCAACCTTACTGTAAGCCACTTACGTTCAGGGCTGACTCTGGAATCAGCGCAGGAAACAGCTAAAATCATCCATGCCCACCTCAGCGCCGCAGCGGTTGCCATTACCGACAACGTAAACGTGCTGGCCCACGTGGGTGCCGGTGCGGATCACCATCTTGCGGGCAAGAAAATCCGTACAGATTCAACACTGCAGGTTCTCAACGAAGGAGAACCGCTCTTTCTTGAATCCAACAAGCAAATCGGATGTGGACATCCGGGGTGCCCCTTCACATCCGCAGCGGTAGTTCCCCTGCATAAGAACGGACAGGTTGTCGGCACACTCAAGCTTTACGGAACCCGCAGGAACCAGCTCGACCAACTTTCCTTTGAGATGGCTAAAGGCCTTGCCAACCTCTGCTCTACCCAGCTTGAGCTGGAGGAAATCCAGATCAAAGAACAGATGCTGGCCCATGCAGAAATCCGCCGCTTACAGGCTCAGATCAACCCTCATTTCCTGTTCAACTCCCTGAACACTGTAACATCATTCTGCCGTACCAACCCGGATCGCGCCCGTGAACTGCTGCTGGAATTATCCAAATACATGCGCAAAAACCTCGACAGCAGCAGAGGCTACGTGCCTTTGCACGAAGAACTGGCTCAGCTGAACAGCTACCTTGCCATTGAGCAGGCCAGATTCGGGGAACGCATTAAGGTCGATCTCAATGTCGAAAACGAATGTCTGGAATGGCCCATCCCGCCGCTGATCATCCAGCCGCTGGTGGAAAACAGTGTAAAACACGGCCTTATGGGTCGCGAAGAAGGCGGTACCATCACTCTGGATATTTATTGCGATAACGAAGAGATGAATATTTCAATTGATGACGACGGCATCGGCATGTCTCAGGATCAAATTGAAGACATCTATGCTAAAAAGAAAATTGATTCCCGAGAAAAAGGAATCGGGGTCCGCAACTGTATCCAGCGCCTTGAACAGATTTACGGGCCGCAGTACAAAATGGTCATCATCAGTGTAGAAGGAAAAGGAACCACGATATCCTTTAAGGTGCCCAAACTGCGCACAGCCGTGCAGATGAGTGAATTTGCAGGTAATGCGGGGTAG
- a CDS encoding flavodoxin family protein: MKVLCLQGSARKNGHTAKMIEWVEEELKEMGHEVESIYLNDKEMKGCMACMKCKEKPEEIGCVIKDDIPAILEQMVASDAVVFASPLYFWGPSAQLKTVIDRTYSLYVDYHMPTHASLIKDQRHGFLVTGGGPYENNAAETFTAFSRMKKPHLTNHTATLFLGGCKNPDNLGEEAKQQAVEFARELVK, from the coding sequence ATGAAAGTTCTTTGCCTTCAAGGCAGTGCCAGAAAAAATGGCCATACCGCTAAAATGATCGAATGGGTTGAAGAAGAACTCAAGGAGATGGGGCATGAAGTTGAGTCCATCTACCTCAACGATAAAGAAATGAAAGGCTGTATGGCCTGTATGAAGTGTAAGGAAAAACCTGAAGAAATCGGCTGCGTAATCAAAGACGACATTCCGGCAATTCTGGAACAGATGGTAGCTTCCGATGCAGTAGTCTTTGCTTCCCCGCTCTACTTCTGGGGTCCTTCCGCACAGCTCAAGACCGTCATTGACAGAACTTACAGCCTGTACGTAGATTACCATATGCCAACACACGCTTCTCTCATCAAGGACCAGCGTCACGGCTTTCTGGTAACCGGCGGCGGACCATACGAAAACAATGCTGCGGAAACCTTCACCGCATTCTCCAGAATGAAGAAGCCACACCTGACCAACCACACCGCAACCCTCTTCCTGGGCGGCTGTAAGAACCCCGACAACCTCGGGGAAGAAGCCAAACAGCAGGCAGTAGAGTTCGCGCGCGAACTGGTTAAATAA
- a CDS encoding Fic family protein, with the protein MRSDKKKALFVARKIFTELVFDTQKLEGMPFTFPEVQTFIQGITVGGHKISDAEKLKQQVLGWETLLGMAESGKFEISKEVACDLQAVIAKDEALEIGSFRSGQVGIAGTDYCPPKPDELEATFKSVLATIEAEESIVVQGYLLHLLFARSQFFYDGNKRTGLLMMNGHLLSNGYPPMSIPAKLLAEYNSGMIEYYESGDSANMLAFLRDCHEKLAAKFDF; encoded by the coding sequence ATGCGTTCTGATAAGAAAAAAGCTTTATTCGTTGCCCGCAAAATTTTTACAGAGTTGGTTTTTGATACACAGAAGCTTGAAGGAATGCCATTTACCTTTCCAGAGGTTCAAACTTTTATTCAGGGAATTACTGTCGGCGGACATAAAATATCGGACGCTGAAAAACTTAAGCAGCAGGTGCTTGGCTGGGAAACACTGCTCGGTATGGCTGAGTCCGGTAAATTTGAGATAAGTAAAGAAGTAGCCTGTGATCTTCAGGCCGTAATTGCGAAGGATGAAGCCTTAGAGATAGGAAGTTTCAGGTCAGGACAGGTAGGGATTGCCGGAACTGATTATTGCCCTCCGAAGCCAGATGAGTTGGAAGCAACATTTAAAAGTGTGTTGGCAACCATAGAGGCTGAGGAATCAATTGTTGTTCAAGGTTACCTTTTGCATTTGCTGTTCGCTCGCAGTCAGTTCTTCTATGATGGGAACAAGCGAACAGGTTTGCTAATGATGAATGGACATCTGTTGTCCAATGGCTATCCTCCCATGTCGATACCTGCTAAATTGTTAGCTGAGTATAACTCTGGAATGATTGAGTATTATGAAAGTGGAGATTCGGCAAATATGCTTGCCTTTCTTAGGGATTGCCATGAAAAGCTGGCTGCAAAATTTGATTTTTAA